The following proteins are co-located in the Pochonia chlamydosporia 170 chromosome 6, whole genome shotgun sequence genome:
- a CDS encoding C6 finger domain-containing protein (similar to Colletotrichum gloeosporioides Nara gc5 XP_007274838.1) codes for MEREPSSRPNPSRPSGEVLPGDGIDVSTLSAFHRAQRTYNGTENNNVTGPLDGISRSGNATPSQYLPAGFSWAYSRRFDANDILSDLNTSWAGEFSCMLTDMASPMNTSLETQTRTAAPYSGISVNGPPNEATSNLQQAVLQNSAHSTTQLNSGAESWEPKSPAKGGIRTTSLSPGHPELETGRTSSDESTKLIHLFQKIVQPPAAILIGGIERWRRLQRYLCKLSDQSRAVSSSLLCVVELLMIEDLAAEPGQSRDALIERIMERHADACHEISRKLAKHPDLNPKTREHLLAAVFLLSWFEVIRDQDSQSSLFPRDLAEIIITADTNWNRHSQQLLSWLNTLDSKATHLGGQHLLLPRSLEIVSHYQPQITSEQCHDDLQCRDPNDSELSWDDMSPEDSHTSHHSPDDVSLHAPMLKLGKVKQIMLNTMLQPALEWYLTSQAYCRRISAHDKHHRKRLTSDDEYEVITACKQLELELFELWDYRPAIISIAAEQLKAIVSPDVATRLEEVFSVYLASFWILFVYLHRVSWWNFPHSTLTTRALGEVWLHLQRAYGEEVNGPLRRIIHPSLLWPLFLFGCECPDPVQRSWAIEQLEALGEAKATLRCDVDDTQTLPPFKLGSGATRNAQRAATLLRELIKEQDEKNMRVDDRDLSMKMFGCYFSIV; via the coding sequence ATGGAGCGGGAACCATCAAGTCGCCCAAACCCGTCTCGGCCATCCGGCGAAGTACTTCCAGGTGACGGCATAGACGTTTCGACGTTGTCAGCATTCCACCGTGCGCAGAGGACATATAACGGGACAGAGAATAATAATGTGACTGGCCCTCTGGACGGTATTTCTCGCAGTGGCAACGCTACTCCTTCTCAGTATCTGCCTGCTGGGTTCTCGTGGGCGTATTCCAGAAGATTTGATGCAAACGACATACTGTCAGACCTAAACACATCATGGGCTGGCGAATTTTCTTGCATGTTGACAGACATGGCCAGCCCTATGAACACGTCGTTGGAAACACAGACGCGGACAGCAGCCCCTTATTCTGGTATATCAGTGAATGGTCCGCCCAATGAAGCGACGTCCAATTTGCAACAAGCAGTGTTACAGAACTCTGCTCACTCAACCACGCAGTTGAACAGCGGCGCTGAGTCTTGGGAACCAAAATCACCAGCCAAAGGCGGCATAAGAACCACGAGCCTATCACCGGGTCATCCCGAGCTCGAGACCGGGAGAACATCCTCTGATGAATCCACAAAACTAATTCATCTCTTCCAAAAGATTGTTCAACCTCCTGCCGCTATTCTCATAGGCGGGATCGAGCGTTGGCGTCGATTGCAGCGCTATCTATGCAAACTTAGCGACCAGTCGCGCGCCGTGAGCAGCTCTCTACTTTGTGTTGTTGAGCTTCTCATGATTGAAGACTTGGCGGCTGAGCCTGGCCAGAGCAGAGACGCCTTGATAGAAAGAATCATGGAGCGACATGCTGATGCTTGCCACGAGATTTCCAGGAAGTTGGCCAAGCACCCCGATTTGAACCCAAAGACTAGGGAACATCTCCTCGCTGCAGTGTTTTTGCTCTCGTGGTTTGAAGTCATTCGTGACCAGGACTCTCAATCCAGTCTCTTCCCGCGTGATCTTGCTGAAATCATTATTACCGCTGACACGAATTGGAACCGACATTCACAACAACTATTGTCATGGTTGAACACGTTGGATAGCAAAGCCACACATCTGGGTGGCCAACACCTCCTGCTACCGAGATCACTTGAGATTGTCTCTCACTACCAACCACAAATTACGTCGGAGCAATGTCACGACGATTTGCAATGTAGAGATCCCAATGATTCGGAGCTCTCATGGGACGACATGTCGCCTGAGGATTCCCATACTTCGCACCACTCACCAGACGATGTTTCACTACATGCGCCGATGTTGAAGCTTGGAAAGGTCAAGCAAATAAtgctcaacaccatgttACAGCCAGCATTAGAGTGGTACCTCACCTCACAAGCCTACTGTCGGCGCATAAGTGCTCATGATAAACACCACCGCAAACGATTGACCAGCGACGACGAGTACGAAGTGATTACAGCATGCAAGCagctggaactggagctTTTCGAGCTTTGGGACTACCGACCTGCGATCATTTCAATTGCGGCGGAGCAACTAAAAGCGATAGTTTCACCCGACGTTGCAACGAGATTGGAAGAGGTTTTCAGTGTATATCTAGCTAGCTTTTGGATTCTTTTTGTGTATCTGCATCGTGTAAGTTGGTGGAACTTTCCACATTCCACTCTCACTACCCGCGCACTAGGTGAAGTTTGGCTACATCTTCAGAGGGCATATGGAGAGGAAGTAAACGGACCGCTGCGCCGAATCATTCATCCAAGTCTGTTGTGGCCGTTGTTCTTGTTTGGATGCGAGTGTCCTGATCCTGTGCAGAGGTCTTGGGCCATTGAACAGCTTGAAGCCCTTGGTGAAGCCAAAGCAACGCTTCGATGTGACGTAGACGATACGCAAACATTGCCGCCATTTAAGCTTGGTTCCGGTGCGACTAGAAACGCCCAGAGAGCTGCCACTTTATTGAGAGAGCTTATAAAGGAACAAGACGAGAAGAATATGCGGGTTGATGATCGAGACTTGTCGATGAAAATGTTTGGCTGCTATTTCTCAATCGTCTAG
- a CDS encoding MFS transporter, SP family, sugar:H+ symporter (similar to Exophiala dermatitidis NIH/UT8656 XP_009159912.1) yields MTDTEMEYNIGGNHTAKRQFRAYNVLVILAMSFGSIAMGYSGSVIGVTLGQPSFVEYFELETRSNGTSLISAMNGLFQAGAFFGALFISYVGDRFGRKMSITVPALLVVISGALLAGSVHIGMFLTFRFFSGMGSFWLLGAIPVWMTEIVPPKNRGLLVDIHSCALLLGYASASWMGYAFFFVKSSSSWRGPLAIQCLPALIVLSAMRWLPESPRYLIMKDKTEEARKVLGRLHEEEEANFEFNQIAAQIKLDNALPHSWSSLITKKSYRIRTFYALGLACGIQFTGVLVINNYSAIIYSSLGFNGPTILIYAAGYNTLAFGCGFIAIWLIDLFPRNKLVSFGTAIVTSCLAVEAALVANFPTGPGQNNDALRAAAAMTFLYVGFAQLFLDGTQYVYFAELFPNHLRNKGMTIGMAAISLMNIMWLQAAPTAFKNISWKFYLCFIIPAYLFAIVCWFFYPNTKGLALEEIAALFGDDVQQDAYPSAIHAGPEHHNMEKDSQNTSVGTVHREDAKTHGA; encoded by the exons ATGACAGACACAGAAATGGAGTACAACATTGGCGGCAATCATACTGCGAAGAGACAGTTCCGAGCTTACAATGTTCTTGTCATTCTGGCAATGAGCTTCGGCTCGATCGCCATGGGCTACAGCGGCAGCGTCATTGGCGTCACATTGGGCCAGCCTTCGTTTGTTGAATACTTTGAACTGGAGACTCGGTCGAATGGTACGTCCCTGATTTCTGCTATGAACGGGTTGTTCCAGGCAGGAGCCTTTTTCGGCGCCCTTTTCATCTCCTACGTTGGCGACCGATTTGGTCGTAAAATGAGCATTACTGTTCCTGCCCTGTTGGTGGTAATCTCAGGTGCTTTACTTGCTGGCTCAGTTCATATCGGAATGTTCTTGACATTTCGTTTCTTCTCGGGCATGGGATCCTTTTGGTTGCTTGGCGCTATTCCCGTCTGGATGACAGAGATTGTGCCGCCAAAGAACAGAGGCTTGCTCGTTGATATTCACTCATGCGCCCTCTTGCTCGGATACGCTTCAGCCAGTTGGATGGGATATGCATTCTTCTTTGTCAAAAGT AGCAGTTCATGGCGTGGGCCATTGGCAATTCAATGCCTCCCAGCTCTAATTGTTTTGTCCGCAATGAGATGGCTACCGGAATCACCCCGATACCTGATTATGAAGGACAAAACAGAGGAAGCTCGCAAGGTTCTCGGCCGCCTTcacgaggaggaggaagccaATTTTGAGTTCAACCAGATCGCAGCGCAGATCAAACTGGACAATGCGCTTCCGCATTCGTGGTCGTCCTTGATCACAAAGAAAAGTTACCGGATTAGAACATTCTATGCACTCGGGCTGGCTTGCGGTATTCAGTTTACTGGTGTGCTCGTGATCAATA ATTACTCGGCCATTATTTACAGTAGCCTCGGATTCAATGGTCCTACGATTCTCATCTACGCGGCGGGCTACAACACGCTTGCCTTTGGCTGCGGCTTCATCGCGATATGGCTCATTGACCTGTTCCCTCGAAACAAGCTCGTCTCATTTGGTACTGCCATAGTTacgtcttgtctggctgtcGAAGCGGCGCTTGTGGCCAATTTTCCTACTGGACCAGGCCAGAATAACGATGCGCTACGAGCAGCCGCGGCTATGACATTCCTCTACGTC GGCTTTGCTCAATTGTTCCTTGACGGCACCCA ATACGTCTACTTTGCAGAATTGTTCCCTAACCACTTGCGGAATAAGGGAATGACCATCGGAATGGCTGCCATTTCTCTGATGAACATCATGTGGCTTCAAGCTGCACCAACTGCATTTAAAAATATCTCTTGGAAGTTCTATCTCTGCTTCATCATCCCAGCATACCTATTTGCCATAGTATGCTGGTTCTTCTATCCCAATACCAAGGGACTAGCATTAGAAGAGATTGCCGCCTTATTCGGCGATGATGTGCAGCAAGACGCGTACCCTTCCGCAATTCATGCAGGCCCAGAGCACCACAACATGGAAAAAGActcccaaaacaccagcgTTGGTACTGTGCATCGGGAGGATGCGAAAACTCACGGGGCTTAG
- a CDS encoding AMP-binding enzyme domain-containing protein, with protein sequence MSVESRQRLSVISGPTEPALLNWTFNDLLQQRLIQHPKQVAVRSKHQNSHLTYTELHQYAENLAAGLYNLGIRNGDRVGVLLGNRLEYAIILFACSKLGAYFTLYNYAYTPSELVNAIQATTPKVLFTTLKTCRYNYEAVLEDLGQSAACLRRIILLDDITGTKVSSVLPQNFTNYKDLLKKASDADILKVKRAQQFVRPENILNLQFTSGSTGLPKAAALTHYGMLNSARYIGLQMKIRPTDRINVPVPLFHAFGLVIGLCTAFMYGSTIVLPSEYFDAAETIVAIDQYQCTGLYGVSTMFVDMLSHPQFNSTKRTSLRFGLMAGSAMPDGLLNRVMSQFPIRDIYTNWGMTELSSIATMTTAEDPLEKKMKSAGRLLPGFVAKIVDSAACPVPWGHRGEIVVSGFGVMHSYYNQPEQTAQAVRQHDDDSSSSLDKIEKTPPGNRRWMHTGDEGYLDSEGYFVITGRIKDLIIRGGENISPLEIEAQLYQHPWIKQCAVFGVPSPRYGEEVAAILELNDTAKRRLSDDEVREWVRKDLSRYKAPIYIWWLGDAVAGVPDEWPKTANGKLKKDDIKNIGKDLLNRCVLSPGVLRAML encoded by the exons ATGTCTGTTGAAAGCAGACAAAGGCTCTCCGTCATCAGCGGGCCAACTGAGCCAGCACTTCTCAATTGGACTTTTAATGACTTACTCCAACAACGGCTCATacaacatccaaaacaagTCGCAGTGCGTTCCAAACATCAGAATTCACATCTCACTTACACAGAATTACACCAATATGCCGAGAACCTTGCTGCAGGGCTATACAATCTGGGTATTAGGAACGGTGACCGTGTTGGTGTATTGCTCGGCAATCGACTCGAGTACGCAATT ATTCTGTTTGCATGTTCCAAGCTCGGAGCTTACTTCACCTTGTACAACTACGCATACACGCCGTCAGAACTCGTCAACGCAATACAAGCCACAACGCCGAAAGTACTCTTCACAACTCTGAAAACTTGCCGCTACAACTACGAAGCCGTTTTAGAAGACTTAGGCCAGTCGGCGGCGTGCCTGCGTCGAATTATTTTGCTTGATGATATTACAGGGACGAAAGTGAGCTCTGTATTGCCACAAAACTTTACTAACTACAAGGATCTACTAAAAAAAGCATCAGACGCCGACATTTTGAAAGTCAAAAGAGCACAACAGTTTGTACGGCCTGAAAATATCCTCAATTTGCAGTTCACTTCAGGAAGTACGGGACTGCCCAAGGCCGCGGCTTTGACACACTATGGCATGCTGAATAGCGCAAGATACATTGGATTGCAAATGAAGATACGGCCAACTGATAGAATCAACGTTCCTGTGCCGTTGTTTCACGCCTTTGGGCTCGTAATTG GTCTTTGTACGGCTTTCATGTATGGCAGCACTATTGTACTACCTTCAGAATACTTTGACGCGGCAGAAACTATTGTGGCAATCGATCAATACCAATGTACTGGATTATATGGTGTAAGCACCATGTTTGTGGACATGTTATCTCACCCCCAATTTAATTCCACGAAGCGAACATCGTTGCG GTTCGGTTTAATGGCAGGTTCTGCTATGCCCGATGGGCTACTCAACCGTGTTATGAGCCAGTTTCCAATTCGGGATATTTACACCAACTGGGGCATGACGGAATTGTCGTCCATCGCCACAATGACCACAGCTGAGGATCCATTggaaaagaagatgaagtcagCCGGGCGGCTACTGCCAGGATTCGTTGCCAAAATTGTAGATTCGGCAGCCTGTCCCGTTCCTTGGGGTCACCGTGGTGAAATCGTCGTCAGTGGCTTTGGAGTAATGCATTCCTATTATAACCAGCCAGAGCAAACAGCTCAAGCGGTTCGTCAACATGACGATGATTCTTCAAGTTCCCTCGATAAAATTGAAAAGACACCACCCGGCAATAGAAGATGGATGCATACGGGCGATGAGGGTTATCTTGACAGTGAGGGGTACTTCGTGATCACAGGAAGAATTAAAGATCTCATCATCCGAGGAGGAGAAAACATTTCGCCCCTTGAAATTGAGGCTCAACTCTACCAGCATCCGTGGATAAAGCAATGCGCCGTTTTTGGCGTTCCAAGCCCAAGGTACGGGGAGGAAGTTGCAGCTATTTTGGAGCTGAATGACACGGCCAAGAGACGGCTTTCGGACGACGAGGTTAGGGAATGGGTTCGGAAAGACCTTAGTCGGTATAAAGCACCGATATATATCTGGTGGTTGGGGGATGCTGTTGCCGGTGTGCCGGACGAGTGGCCGAAAACCGCAAATGGCAAGTTGAAGAAAGATGACATCAAGAACATTGGCAAAG ACCTACTGAATCGTTGTGTTTTGTCTCCGGGGGTGTTGCGGGCTATGTTGTAA
- a CDS encoding acetyl-CoA C-acetyltransferase (similar to Coccidioides immitis RS XP_001249103.1) — translation MASDQIAAQRLGQIHKHMANQPARASSRTNVYIISAARTPTGKFNGGLQSLSAPALGAIAIKGALHKTSVPVEHIRDVYLGNVLQANQGQAPARQATIYAGLSSSTEAVTINKVCASGLKAIMLAAQNIQLGLAKAQVAGGMESMTRAPYYVPRATLNPRFGNIQMEDGLVKDGLWDVYDQIHMGNCAEHSIKQFNITRQEQDDYAIRSFKRAQNAWAERKFDEEIEPVQITGKGGSTSELSEDEGYRSLNEAKVSRLPPAFLTDGTGTITAANASSMNDGASAVVLVSTELAAQYGQSSRVLSEIISYADAAVDPIDFSVAPAKAIQIALDRANLIVEDITLWEINEAFASVVQITQKLLKLGSNSKVNVLGGAIALGHALGSSGSRLVTTLVHQLKVGEYGVVALCNGGGAASAMIVQRVRHSDVKSRK, via the exons ATGGCTTCGGATCAAATTGCTGCTCAGCGCCTGGGCCAAATTCACAAGCACATGGCAAACCAACCTGCTCGTGCCTCGTCCAGAACCAATGTCTATATCATTAGTGCAGCAAGGACGCCTACAGGAAAG TTTAATGGCGGTTTGCAATCGTTATCCGCTCCCGCATTGGGAGCGATTGCAATCAAAGGAGCTCTGCACAAAACCAGCGTTCCTGTCGAACATATTCGGGATGTCTATCTGGGCAATGTATTACAGGCCAACCAAGGACAAGCACCAGCTCGACAAGCGACGATATATGCCGGTCTAAGCTCTTCCACAGAAGCAGTTACTATCAACAAAGTTTGCGCATCCGGGCTCAAAGCGATTATGCTGGCTGCACAAAACATTCAACTCGGACTGGCTAAGGCACAAGTTGCTGGCGGAATGGAGAGCATGACACGCGCACCGTATTATGTTCCTCGCGCGACATTGAATCCTCGTTTCGGAAACATTCAGATGGAAGATGGGCTGGTCAAAGATGGTCTTTGGGATGTTTACGACCAGATTCACATGGGCAATTGTGCAGAGCATTCTATCAAACAGTTCAACATTACCAGACAAGAGCAGGACGACTATGCTATACGAAGCTTCAAAAGAGCGCAAAACGCTTGGGCTGAGCGCAAatttgatgaagaaattgaGCCCGTACAAATTACGGGGAAGGGAGGCAGTACCTCTGAACTTTCAGAGGATGAAGGATATCGCAGCTTGAACGAAGCCAAAGTCTCGCGGCTACCTCCAGCTTTCTTAACTGATGGCACTGGAACTATTACGGCGGCCAATGCAAGTAGTATGAATGACGGTGCCAGCGCTGTCGTCCTTGTATCGACGGAGCTTGCCGCTCAATACGGGCAATCGAGTCGAGTTCTCTCAGAAATAATCTCATATGCCGATGCAGCTGTCGATCCGATTGACTTTTCGGTAGCTCCAGCAAAAGCTATTCAGATTGCCCTGGACCGAGCTAATTTAATCGTGGAGGATATCACTCTGTGGGAGATTAATGAGGCATTTGCGTCTGTGGTTCAGATTAcgcagaagctgctgaagCTTGGTAGTAACAGCAAAGTAAATGTGCTGGGGGGTGCAATTGCATTGGGACATGCCCTTGGGAGTTCGGGTTCGCGGCTTGTCACGACGCTAGTTCACCAGTTGAAGGTTGGTGAATATGGAGTTGTTGCATTGTGTAATGGTGGCGGAGCGGCGAGTGCCATGATTGTTCAAAGAGTACGACACTCTGATGTAAAGTCTAGGAAATGA
- a CDS encoding 3-oxoacyl-(acyl-carrier-protein) reductase (similar to Talaromyces stipitatus ATCC 10500 XP_002483696.1) produces the protein MSPQVWLVTGATSGIGAAIVDYALSQGDKVIASGRNAQNRLGHLQSENLAILELDISADSTEISKQVKSAWNTFGHIDILINNAGMSAMKSAEESSEEFVNNMFQVNLFGHMRVTQAILPFFRAQGHGCIAFTSSSTAWAPLPFMAHYAASKAALSAYVEGLYKEVRPLGIRCVAFECGGFPTNLGQPRGPADAGFGSVKPSIEAYGPTFDSLMGKFATNPSAHMPGDIKKAAATVFDVVKRQGVVLSKPWAVRVLLGSDAMGSAKQKCEEQLALIEILKDVSVGTDRDGADGATANKELFSFTTILE, from the exons ATGAGTCCTCAAGTTTGGCTAGTTACTGGTGCCACCTCTGGCATTGGAGCAGCCATTGTTGATTATGCACTTTCTCAAGGTGACAAAGTGATTGCATCCGGTCGCAATGCTCAAAATCGCCTTGGTCATCTTCAATCAGAGAATCTAGCGatacttgaacttgacatatCAGCCGACTCTACCGAAATATCGAAACAGGTCAAATCAGCTTGGAACACATTTGGCCATATCGACATTTTGATCAACAACGCCGGCATGTCGGCAATGAAGAGCGCAGAAGAGTCCAG TGAGGAATTTGTGAACAACATGTTTCAAGTCAATCTCTTTGGCCACATGCGTGTTACTCAAGCCATCCTGCCATTCTTTCGAGCTCAAGGCCACGGCTGTATTGCCTTTACATCATCTAGCACTGCCTGGGctccccttcccttcatgGCACATTATGCTGCCTCCAAGGCGGCTCTCAGTGCATATGTTGAAGGGCTCTACAAGGAAGTCCGGCCTCTTGGCATCCGATGTGTGGCATTTGAGTGCGGAGGATTTCCTACCAACCTTGGTCAGCCGAGAGGACCAGCGGATGCCGGTTTTGGAAGCGTGAAACCCTCCATTGAAGCATATGGTCCAACTTTTGACTCTCTTATGGGCAAATTCGCGACGAACCCGTCTGCACATATGCCTGGAgacatcaagaaggctgcggCAACGGTATTTGATGTCGTGAAGAGGCAGGGTGTTGTTCTGTCGAAGCCTTGGGCAGTAAGGGTGCTACTTGGGTCCGATGCAATGGGATCAGCTAAACAGAAGTGCGAAGAGCAGCTCGCTTTGATAGAAATTTTGAAGGATGTTAGTGTTGGCACGGATCGGGACGGAGCGGATGGTGCGACGGCTAACAAAGAATTGTTTTCATTCACCACCATACTAGAATAG